Proteins encoded in a region of the Candidatus Deferrimicrobium sp. genome:
- a CDS encoding CPBP family intramembrane glutamic endopeptidase yields the protein MCSLPMDNRNPFPVKPLLVFVAVIAAIRLSLSIPSTSFLSPSLLAAALFLYAPLPRYWRRGFPVWARAADPGRSVAFFALLACAGAIAFFLFVRLPLPPAISPYHGTVPLTAPLAAHHLLLVALPEEVFFRGYLYDAFKEAGWEPVLPVALLFAIGHFVIAPTPFRLLTFFPALLLGWGRKGSGNVYVPTAVHYLYNLFPSLIGGSP from the coding sequence GTGTGTTCCCTGCCCATGGATAACCGCAACCCGTTCCCGGTAAAACCGCTGCTGGTCTTCGTCGCTGTGATCGCGGCGATCCGGCTCTCCCTTTCCATCCCCTCGACGTCCTTCCTCTCGCCGTCGCTTCTCGCGGCGGCGCTGTTCCTGTACGCCCCCCTCCCCCGGTATTGGCGCCGCGGTTTCCCGGTGTGGGCTCGCGCTGCGGATCCCGGCAGAAGCGTTGCGTTCTTCGCGCTGCTCGCCTGCGCGGGGGCGATCGCCTTCTTTCTGTTCGTGCGGCTTCCCCTGCCCCCGGCGATCTCCCCGTACCACGGGACCGTTCCCCTGACGGCGCCGCTGGCCGCCCACCATCTGCTGCTGGTCGCCCTGCCCGAGGAAGTCTTTTTCCGGGGGTACCTTTACGACGCTTTCAAGGAGGCGGGGTGGGAACCGGTGTTGCCCGTCGCCCTGCTCTTCGCCATCGGCCACTTCGTGATCGCCCCGACCCCGTTCCGCCTGCTGACCTTCTTCCCGGCGCTCCTCCTCGGCTGGGGAAGAAAAGGATCGGGGAACGTGTACGTCCCGACGGCCGTCCACTACCTCTACAACCTCTTCCCATCCCTGATCGGAGGTTCGCCGTGA
- a CDS encoding acylphosphatase → MSGTDEAHVIVSGRVQGVWFRGYTQRTASAAGVRGWVRNLPDRRVEAVLQGERTAVESVIDFMRTGPPGAAVTDCIVSWRTAGEVFHDFDIRY, encoded by the coding sequence ATGTCCGGGACCGACGAGGCGCACGTCATCGTCTCGGGCCGCGTGCAGGGGGTCTGGTTCCGCGGGTACACGCAGCGCACCGCCTCTGCCGCCGGCGTCCGCGGGTGGGTGCGCAATCTCCCCGACCGTCGAGTGGAGGCGGTCCTCCAGGGAGAGCGCACCGCGGTGGAGAGCGTGATCGATTTCATGCGAACCGGGCCGCCCGGGGCTGCCGTGACCGACTGCATCGTCTCCTGGCGAACTGCGGGGGAGGTGTTTCATGATTTCGATATCCGCTACTGA
- the amrS gene encoding AmmeMemoRadiSam system radical SAM enzyme, producing the protein MISISATDKVAAYWSPEGDAARCGLCPHRCRIAEGKAGICGVRENRGGTLFATTYGKVAAVAIDPIEKKPLFHFHPGARILSIGSVGCNFRCEFCQNYHMVLRQVPIEPVRIEDLLRTARREKSVGIAYTYNEPFIQFEFVLECAKAFRAAGMKNVLVTNGYVCPEPLTELLPYVDAMNIDLKSVDPVFYRKICGGNLDPVLATIRAAAKATHVELTTLLYTGHNDSDEQIRSVVDFVAETDPGIPLHLSRYFPAHRATAPPTPPDRLAAAYRIARERLPYVYVGNVHLPGTEDTVCPGCHGIVLHREGYRVDARGLSGDRCAACGARLRFVV; encoded by the coding sequence ATGATTTCGATATCCGCTACTGACAAGGTCGCTGCGTACTGGTCCCCCGAAGGGGACGCCGCGCGTTGCGGGCTGTGCCCTCACCGGTGCCGGATCGCGGAGGGTAAGGCGGGGATCTGCGGGGTCCGCGAGAACCGGGGGGGGACGCTCTTCGCCACTACGTACGGGAAGGTCGCCGCCGTCGCGATCGACCCCATCGAGAAGAAGCCGCTGTTCCACTTCCACCCCGGCGCCCGCATTCTCTCCATCGGTTCCGTCGGGTGCAACTTCCGGTGCGAGTTCTGCCAGAACTATCACATGGTTCTGCGGCAGGTCCCGATCGAACCGGTGCGGATCGAGGATCTGCTGCGAACGGCGCGCCGGGAGAAATCGGTGGGGATCGCCTACACCTACAACGAGCCGTTCATCCAGTTCGAATTCGTCCTCGAATGCGCCAAGGCGTTCCGGGCGGCGGGGATGAAGAACGTCCTCGTCACCAACGGATACGTTTGTCCGGAACCGCTGACCGAGCTCCTCCCCTACGTGGACGCGATGAACATCGACCTGAAGTCGGTGGACCCCGTCTTCTACCGGAAGATCTGCGGGGGGAATCTCGACCCGGTCCTTGCGACGATCCGGGCGGCCGCGAAGGCGACCCACGTCGAACTCACGACGCTCCTCTATACGGGGCACAACGATTCGGACGAACAGATTCGGAGCGTGGTCGACTTCGTTGCGGAGACGGACCCCGGTATCCCGCTTCACCTCTCCCGCTACTTCCCGGCGCACCGGGCCACCGCCCCCCCGACGCCGCCGGACCGCCTCGCCGCCGCCTACCGCATCGCCCGGGAGCGGCTCCCGTACGTCTACGTCGGGAACGTGCATCTGCCGGGGACGGAGGATACGGTGTGCCCGGGGTGTCATGGGATCGTCCTCCACCGGGAGGGGTACCGCGTCGACGCGCGCGGCCTGTCCGGGGACCGGTGCGCCGCCTGCGGCGCCCGCTTGCGATTCGTGGTATAA
- the ligA gene encoding NAD-dependent DNA ligase LigA, translating to MGKTSPKSRVEELRRLLRYHNDRYYRDDAPEISDAEYDALFRELQRLEEAHPELSDPDSPTLRVGAAPVAAFGTVVRDVPMLSLQNAFSEEELHEFDVRVRRFLAGRGVHADALDRSGYVAEVKIDGLAVELTYEGGRYARGATRGDGVRGEDVTANLRTIPDVPLRVPRDPAKGGAPPPDLITARGEAYMEKRDLSALNRGRERAGEPVFANPRNAAAGSVRQLDPKVTASRRLKLWVYGAGRVDGAGFPTHWDELSWLSGMGLPVNWAGSRRCRDIAEAVAFYRKMGETKESLPYEIDGVVVKVNDTELQRELGEISRSPRWAIAAKFSPDRAETTVEEIVVSVGRTGTITPVAFLSPVVVRGVTVRRATLHNQDLIDAKDIRVGDRVLVQRAGDVIPEVVESLSATNDAPGRGPKFRIPDRCPVCDSPIERIPGEAAHRCTGGDCVAKRREALRHFAAKEAMDIEGMGTKIVSALVDQGLVTEPADLYRLDRETLAAMERLGEKSATNLVRAIERSRRVSLSRFLYALGIPHVGEHLAEVLARHFGSLGALREATAEDLTKVREVGPEVAGSLRRWFDAPERARAIDRLLREVTPLPPTKAAGKGSGKTFLFTGTLSMPRARAAEIVRKEGGTVATGISRKVDFLVAGADAGGKKTKAKELGIRILTEEEFLAMLGGKG from the coding sequence GTGGGCAAGACCTCCCCCAAGAGCCGCGTGGAGGAACTGCGCAGGCTCCTCCGGTATCATAACGACCGGTATTACCGGGACGACGCCCCGGAAATATCCGACGCCGAGTACGACGCCCTGTTCCGCGAGCTCCAGCGGCTCGAGGAGGCGCACCCGGAGCTGTCCGACCCCGATTCGCCGACCCTGCGCGTGGGGGCGGCTCCGGTCGCGGCGTTCGGAACCGTCGTCCGCGACGTCCCGATGCTCTCCCTGCAGAATGCCTTCTCCGAAGAGGAGCTTCACGAGTTCGACGTCCGCGTCCGGCGATTCCTCGCCGGACGCGGCGTTCACGCGGATGCGCTGGATCGCTCGGGGTACGTCGCGGAAGTGAAGATCGACGGTCTCGCGGTCGAGCTCACCTACGAGGGGGGCCGATACGCCCGGGGCGCCACGCGGGGAGACGGTGTCCGGGGGGAGGACGTGACGGCGAACCTGCGGACCATCCCCGACGTTCCGCTGCGCGTCCCCCGGGATCCGGCGAAAGGGGGCGCACCGCCCCCGGACCTCATCACGGCGCGCGGGGAAGCGTACATGGAGAAACGCGATCTCTCGGCGCTGAACCGGGGGCGGGAACGCGCAGGGGAGCCTGTCTTCGCCAACCCCCGGAACGCCGCGGCGGGATCGGTCCGGCAGCTCGACCCCAAGGTGACGGCGAGTCGCCGCCTGAAGCTTTGGGTCTACGGCGCCGGGCGGGTCGACGGGGCGGGTTTCCCCACCCACTGGGACGAGCTCTCCTGGCTGTCCGGCATGGGCCTTCCGGTCAACTGGGCCGGCAGCCGGCGCTGCCGGGACATCGCCGAGGCCGTCGCCTTCTACCGGAAAATGGGGGAGACGAAGGAGTCGCTTCCGTACGAGATCGACGGGGTGGTGGTGAAGGTGAACGACACAGAGCTCCAGCGGGAGCTTGGCGAGATCTCGCGCTCCCCACGGTGGGCCATCGCGGCGAAGTTCTCGCCCGACCGGGCGGAAACCACCGTGGAGGAGATCGTCGTCAGCGTGGGACGGACGGGGACGATCACACCTGTGGCCTTCCTGTCCCCTGTCGTGGTGCGCGGCGTCACCGTGCGGCGCGCCACGCTGCACAACCAGGACCTGATCGACGCGAAGGATATCCGGGTGGGCGACCGCGTCCTCGTGCAGCGGGCGGGGGACGTGATCCCGGAGGTGGTGGAGTCCCTTTCCGCGACGAACGATGCACCCGGGCGGGGGCCGAAGTTCCGGATCCCGGACCGGTGCCCGGTGTGCGACTCCCCCATCGAGAGGATCCCCGGCGAGGCGGCCCATCGCTGCACCGGGGGGGACTGCGTGGCGAAACGCAGGGAAGCGCTTCGGCACTTCGCCGCGAAGGAGGCGATGGACATCGAGGGGATGGGGACGAAAATCGTCTCCGCTCTCGTGGACCAGGGGCTTGTGACGGAGCCGGCCGACTTGTACCGGCTCGACCGGGAGACGCTGGCCGCGATGGAGCGGCTCGGGGAGAAGTCGGCGACCAACCTGGTCCGGGCCATCGAGCGGAGCCGGCGCGTCTCCCTTTCCCGATTCCTGTACGCGCTGGGGATCCCGCACGTGGGCGAACATCTGGCCGAGGTCCTGGCCCGCCACTTCGGATCCCTCGGTGCGTTGCGGGAGGCGACCGCGGAGGATCTGACGAAGGTCCGCGAAGTGGGACCGGAGGTGGCGGGCAGCCTGCGGCGCTGGTTCGACGCGCCGGAGCGCGCGCGGGCCATCGACCGGTTGCTCCGGGAGGTGACCCCCCTCCCCCCGACGAAGGCGGCGGGAAAGGGGTCGGGCAAGACGTTCCTCTTCACCGGGACCCTCTCGATGCCTCGCGCACGGGCCGCCGAAATCGTACGGAAAGAGGGGGGAACCGTCGCGACGGGGATCAGCCGGAAGGTGGACTTCCTGGTGGCGGGAGCGGACGCGGGTGGAAAGAAGACAAAGGCGAAGGAGCTTGGGATCCGGATCCTCACGGAAGAGGAGTTCCTCGCGATGCTGGGGGGAAAGGGGTAG
- a CDS encoding zinc-binding dehydrogenase: MKAAFFREHGGPDRVEFGDLPDSPAPGPGRIRVRIKAAALNHLDLFVRKGIPGIPVPLPHVMGSDGTGVIESVGPGVTRVKPGDDVVLNPGINCGECEFCLSGEHSLCVTFHLLGEHVAGTFADLVVAPAMNAYPKPAGLSWEESAAFPLTFLTAWRMLVTKARVKPGESLLIVGIGGGVAVAALQIAKLLGLAVFVTSGSPEKLDRAKALGANVGIDHGKTDFSAEIRRLTGKRGVDVVLDSVGKATWRQSIASAAKGGRLLTCGATTGPDPQTDLGRIFWNQLTVYGSTMGTHAEFAGMLKLFRDGKVKPVVDAVFPLSDAGEALRRLEEKRQFGKIVLRVD; the protein is encoded by the coding sequence ATGAAAGCCGCGTTTTTCCGCGAACACGGCGGACCGGACCGCGTCGAGTTCGGTGATCTTCCGGATTCCCCGGCCCCCGGGCCGGGACGGATCCGCGTCCGGATAAAGGCAGCCGCCCTCAACCACCTCGACCTCTTCGTACGCAAAGGCATCCCCGGCATCCCGGTGCCCCTCCCCCACGTGATGGGGTCGGACGGGACCGGGGTGATCGAGTCGGTGGGCCCTGGCGTCACCCGCGTGAAGCCCGGAGACGACGTCGTGCTGAACCCCGGGATCAACTGCGGGGAGTGCGAGTTCTGCCTTTCGGGGGAGCACTCCCTTTGCGTCACCTTCCACCTCCTCGGAGAGCACGTCGCAGGGACGTTCGCGGACCTCGTCGTCGCCCCCGCGATGAACGCCTATCCGAAGCCGGCGGGTCTCTCCTGGGAGGAGTCGGCGGCGTTCCCGCTCACTTTCCTCACCGCCTGGCGGATGCTCGTCACGAAAGCGCGGGTGAAACCCGGCGAGTCGCTCCTGATCGTCGGCATCGGAGGAGGCGTCGCGGTGGCCGCGCTGCAGATCGCGAAGCTTCTCGGTCTTGCCGTTTTCGTCACCTCGGGGAGTCCGGAGAAGCTCGACCGCGCGAAGGCGCTCGGCGCGAATGTCGGGATCGACCACGGCAAGACGGACTTCTCCGCGGAGATCCGCAGGCTCACGGGGAAACGCGGCGTCGATGTCGTTCTCGATTCGGTGGGAAAGGCCACGTGGAGGCAGTCGATCGCGTCCGCGGCCAAGGGGGGGCGGCTCCTCACCTGCGGCGCGACCACCGGGCCGGATCCGCAGACCGACCTCGGGCGGATCTTCTGGAACCAGTTGACCGTGTACGGCTCCACCATGGGGACGCATGCGGAATTCGCGGGGATGCTGAAGCTCTTCCGGGACGGGAAGGTGAAACCTGTGGTCGACGCGGTCTTTCCGTTGTCGGACGCCGGGGAGGCGCTCCGGAGACTCGAGGAGAAGCGCCAGTTCGGCAAGATCGTCCTGCGCGTCGATTGA
- a CDS encoding sigma-54 dependent transcriptional regulator, with protein sequence MNRNPLKRVLVVDDEPMIVSLLSSILRSKGWDVTEARSGTDGIDQLDRGRFDVILTDLVMPGDSGIDLLRASKEIHPDVEVILMSGYATADTAIEAMRNGAFHYIMKPLKSEEVVNIVEKAYSHRQLQRENLFLKSEIRAAHHVQSVVGDSEPILRLIATLQGISGVDEPVLLAGEHGTGRGFFARIVHFHSRRSAELCVPVHCAGVPEEALVAELFGGPYTIEDQTSVPHSGKMELANHGTLYLADFPEAGQEVLERMDRFLAEKTVVPYGETEPVPLDIRVIASSAVPTEELARRGNVPPTLLKALEPGIVRIPALREHLEDVPLLLHHFLQEANRERRKPLRGFTSSAITTLEAYDWPGNVRELRDLVRTIAGKKKQGTMIDATDIPPEILYRNLRKHLPQ encoded by the coding sequence ATGAACCGGAATCCCCTGAAACGGGTCCTGGTCGTCGACGACGAGCCGATGATCGTCTCCCTCCTCTCCTCGATCCTACGGTCGAAGGGATGGGACGTCACGGAGGCGCGATCCGGAACGGACGGGATCGACCAGCTGGACAGGGGCCGGTTCGACGTGATCCTCACCGACCTCGTCATGCCGGGGGACAGCGGCATCGACCTGTTGCGGGCCTCCAAGGAGATCCACCCCGATGTCGAGGTGATCCTCATGTCGGGGTACGCCACCGCGGACACCGCCATCGAGGCGATGCGCAACGGCGCCTTCCACTACATCATGAAACCGCTGAAGTCCGAGGAGGTCGTGAACATCGTCGAGAAGGCATACTCCCATCGGCAGCTGCAGCGCGAGAACCTGTTCCTGAAATCGGAAATCCGCGCCGCCCACCACGTCCAGTCGGTCGTCGGCGACAGCGAGCCCATCCTGCGGCTGATCGCCACCCTCCAGGGGATCTCCGGCGTGGACGAACCGGTGCTGCTCGCCGGGGAACACGGCACCGGGCGCGGCTTCTTCGCCCGCATCGTGCACTTCCACAGCCGGCGGTCCGCGGAGCTGTGCGTTCCGGTCCACTGCGCGGGCGTTCCGGAAGAAGCGCTCGTCGCGGAGCTGTTCGGGGGGCCATACACCATCGAAGACCAGACGTCCGTCCCCCATTCGGGCAAGATGGAGCTCGCGAACCATGGCACGCTCTACCTCGCCGACTTCCCCGAGGCGGGACAGGAAGTCCTCGAGCGGATGGACCGTTTCCTCGCCGAAAAGACGGTGGTGCCGTACGGTGAAACGGAACCGGTCCCGCTGGACATCCGGGTCATCGCTTCCAGCGCGGTCCCCACGGAGGAGCTGGCGCGGCGGGGGAACGTTCCGCCGACGCTGCTCAAAGCGCTGGAGCCGGGGATCGTGCGCATCCCCGCCTTGAGGGAGCACCTCGAAGACGTGCCGTTGCTGCTGCACCATTTCCTGCAGGAAGCGAACCGGGAGCGGAGGAAACCTCTCCGCGGGTTCACTTCCTCGGCGATCACCACTCTCGAGGCGTACGACTGGCCGGGGAACGTCCGGGAGTTGCGGGACCTAGTCCGCACGATCGCGGGAAAGAAGAAGCAGGGAACGATGATCGACGCCACGGACATCCCGCCCGAGATCCTGTACCGGAATCTGCGCAAGCATCTCCCGCAGTAA
- a CDS encoding phosphoglycerate kinase, with amino-acid sequence MKIRTIDQLDLSGKRTLIRVDFNVPMDKAGNVTDDTRLQAAIPTIRLAIERGAKTILLSHLGRPKGKRLPEMTLAPVAPRLSNLLGRPVAFAEDCVGEPAERAVAAMKPGDVLLLENVRFYAGEEKNDEELGKRLAALCDVYVNDAFATAHRGHASNVAIVKFVKERAAGLLMKNEIAYFEKALVSPARPLAAIFGGAKISGKIEAIDNVLGKVDKILIGGAMANTFLAALGHGIGKSLYEAEMVDTAKRVLAGAAQRKVRLYLPVDVVVAERMEASAPTRTVPTQEIPDGMMALDIGPATGTLFREALQGAKTIVWNGPMGAFETAPFAAGTQTVMRALAESDAITIGGGGDTDTALHKAGLFSRMSYVSTGGGAFLELLEGKHLPGIAALEEE; translated from the coding sequence ATGAAGATCCGCACAATCGACCAGCTGGACCTCTCCGGGAAAAGGACGCTCATCCGCGTCGACTTCAACGTGCCGATGGACAAGGCCGGCAACGTGACCGACGACACGCGGCTCCAGGCGGCGATTCCCACGATCCGGCTTGCGATCGAGCGGGGGGCCAAGACGATCCTGCTCTCCCACCTCGGGCGCCCCAAGGGGAAACGGCTGCCGGAGATGACCCTGGCGCCGGTCGCGCCGCGCCTGTCGAACCTCCTCGGTCGGCCGGTCGCCTTCGCGGAGGACTGCGTGGGGGAGCCCGCGGAAAGGGCGGTGGCGGCGATGAAGCCCGGGGACGTCCTACTCCTCGAGAACGTACGCTTCTACGCCGGGGAAGAGAAGAACGACGAGGAACTGGGCAAACGGCTCGCCGCGCTCTGCGACGTCTACGTCAACGACGCCTTCGCCACTGCGCATCGGGGACACGCCTCCAATGTGGCGATCGTCAAGTTCGTGAAGGAGCGCGCGGCCGGTCTCCTGATGAAGAACGAGATCGCGTATTTCGAGAAGGCGCTCGTTTCCCCCGCCCGCCCGCTGGCGGCGATCTTCGGCGGGGCGAAGATATCCGGAAAGATCGAGGCGATCGACAACGTCCTCGGCAAGGTCGACAAGATCCTGATCGGCGGGGCGATGGCGAACACCTTCCTGGCGGCACTGGGCCACGGTATCGGGAAATCACTTTACGAGGCCGAGATGGTCGACACGGCGAAGCGGGTTCTCGCCGGGGCGGCGCAGCGGAAGGTCCGGCTCTACCTCCCGGTGGACGTGGTGGTTGCCGAACGGATGGAGGCGTCCGCACCGACCCGGACCGTGCCGACGCAGGAGATTCCCGACGGCATGATGGCGCTCGACATCGGTCCCGCGACGGGAACCCTTTTCCGGGAAGCGCTGCAGGGCGCGAAGACCATCGTGTGGAACGGCCCCATGGGAGCCTTCGAGACCGCGCCGTTCGCCGCGGGGACGCAGACGGTGATGCGGGCGCTGGCCGAGAGCGACGCGATCACGATCGGCGGCGGCGGCGACACCGACACCGCTCTCCACAAGGCGGGGCTCTTCTCCCGCATGTCGTACGTTTCCACGGGCGGCGGCGCCTTCCTCGAACTGCTCGAGGGGAAGCACCTCCCGGGAATCGCGGCGCTGGAGGAGGAGTAA